The Halomonas sp. KG2 genome contains a region encoding:
- a CDS encoding iron ABC transporter permease, translated as MTPSLNVGSQHRWLLSLITLTVVLLSLAPSLRLLAEALSDLGQGSESPLWKVLNAASTWRALWHSVYTSGLGMLIALVLGSLFAFVITLTDIRGKAWLVFCFMLPMMIPPQVTALSWLQLFGPASPLLKSIGMAPPLGSPQPLYSAEGIALLLGIQSAPLVFLALRTSLISLPRELIEAARISGARQTQVWGQIILPVTRHGLIAGAAMAFISSLGNFGIPAMLGIPAGYYVLPTLIYQRMASFGTGVLAEMAALSLLIGVLALAGVALQQYWMNRSRFGLGGHSGRSHDFTLGRFRPAVTTVLVGVLLVILVAPLAALVVSSLVPAMGVPLSFDSVTLNAYHEVIGRQGATWRAVHNSLWLAGGAALVLMLCSLPLAYRLQRLPPRLQQLTLSAIELPYALPGVVLAIACILLFVRPLPLINVALYGTLGLIFVAYLARFLVVCLKPVSASLAQLDPSLEEAAQLAGASPWRRLTTIVLPLIAPSLFAGGLLVFLLAVNELTVSALLWSAGNETLGVLIFNLDEGGESVLASAVSVLVVLMVATLMLSLSLLAPRLPKGVVPWQG; from the coding sequence GTGACCTTGGCCAGGGCAGCGAATCACCGCTATGGAAGGTGCTTAACGCAGCGAGTACTTGGCGAGCGCTGTGGCACAGTGTGTATACCTCGGGTCTTGGCATGTTAATTGCTCTGGTGCTGGGTAGCCTATTCGCCTTCGTGATTACGCTGACCGACATCCGTGGCAAAGCGTGGCTCGTGTTCTGCTTTATGCTGCCGATGATGATTCCACCCCAGGTGACGGCGCTGAGCTGGCTACAGCTGTTCGGCCCCGCCAGCCCGTTGCTGAAAAGCATTGGTATGGCACCGCCGCTGGGCAGCCCCCAGCCGCTCTACTCAGCGGAAGGCATTGCGCTGTTGCTGGGGATTCAAAGCGCACCGCTGGTCTTTTTAGCGCTGCGCACCTCACTGATCTCACTCCCCCGCGAGCTTATTGAAGCGGCCCGCATCAGCGGCGCGCGCCAGACCCAAGTCTGGGGGCAGATTATTTTGCCAGTCACTCGGCACGGTTTAATTGCCGGGGCGGCGATGGCGTTTATTTCTAGCCTGGGCAACTTCGGCATCCCTGCCATGCTGGGGATTCCAGCGGGCTACTACGTGTTACCAACGCTGATCTACCAGCGTATGGCTAGCTTTGGTACTGGCGTGCTAGCGGAAATGGCAGCGCTATCGTTATTGATAGGTGTGCTGGCACTGGCAGGCGTTGCCTTGCAGCAATACTGGATGAATCGCAGCCGCTTTGGCTTAGGCGGCCATAGTGGTCGCTCTCATGACTTTACGTTGGGCCGCTTTCGGCCAGCGGTGACGACGGTACTCGTCGGCGTTTTATTGGTGATTCTCGTCGCACCACTCGCGGCGCTGGTGGTCAGCTCATTAGTGCCCGCCATGGGCGTTCCCCTTAGCTTCGATAGCGTGACATTAAACGCCTATCACGAAGTGATTGGCCGCCAAGGCGCCACTTGGCGCGCTGTGCACAACAGCCTATGGCTAGCAGGTGGTGCCGCGCTGGTACTTATGCTGTGCAGTCTGCCGCTAGCATATCGCCTGCAGCGGCTGCCACCTCGCCTCCAGCAGCTGACGCTCAGCGCTATCGAACTGCCCTACGCACTGCCTGGTGTGGTGCTGGCGATCGCCTGCATTTTGCTGTTCGTACGCCCACTGCCGCTAATCAATGTAGCGCTCTACGGCACGCTCGGGCTGATCTTCGTGGCCTATCTAGCGCGTTTCTTAGTGGTATGCCTCAAACCGGTTAGCGCCAGCTTGGCCCAACTTGATCCCTCCTTGGAAGAAGCCGCACAACTGGCGGGGGCAAGCCCCTGGCGGCGGCTAACCACGATCGTACTGCCGCTGATTGCACCATCGCTATTTGCCGGGGGGCTGTTGGTCTTCCTGTTGGCGGTGAACGAGCTGACGGTATCGGCACTGCTTTGGAGCGCCGGCAACGAAACGCTGGGCGTATTGATTTTTAACCTTGATGAGGGCGGTGAAAGCGTGCTGGCATCGGCGGTATCGGTACTGGTGGTCCTAATGGTCGCCACGCTGATGCTATCGCTCAGCCTGCTCGCCCCTCGTTTACCCAAAGGAGTCGTGCCATGGCAGGGCTAG
- a CDS encoding ABC transporter ATP-binding protein yields MAGLAIQQVTKQFGDHRAVNDLSLEIAPGEFVALLGPSGCGKTTMLRMLAGFENVTGGEIRLNDTLLASRHHHVPPEQRNMAMVFQSYALWPHMSVADNVGYPLKLRRIQGSEYQRRVAHALAQVALEPYAQRSPQELSGGQRQRVALARCLVTDPAVVLLDEPLANLDRNLRASMEHSFVDFHRRTRATMVYVTHDQSEAMAMADRIAVMRDGKLVQWATPETLYRQPRSEWVASFIGQGSQLAIANGVPGQRLTESALMQGLAAAHNPRAQAARQPVLVRPEHIRVDAQAPNEHDLTGRVERLTFRGERYELHLRLPSGEALLAYHHHALEEGQQVALRLLEGWCLEPDQ; encoded by the coding sequence ATGGCAGGGCTAGCAATTCAACAGGTCACCAAACAGTTTGGCGACCATCGCGCGGTCAATGACCTCTCGCTAGAGATTGCACCAGGGGAATTTGTGGCACTGCTGGGTCCCAGCGGCTGCGGTAAAACCACCATGCTGCGTATGCTGGCGGGGTTCGAAAATGTCACTGGCGGCGAAATACGCCTGAACGATACGCTGCTCGCCAGCCGCCATCACCATGTACCACCAGAACAGCGCAACATGGCGATGGTGTTTCAGTCCTACGCGCTCTGGCCGCATATGAGCGTGGCCGACAACGTCGGCTACCCACTCAAACTGCGCCGCATTCAGGGCAGTGAGTATCAACGCCGAGTTGCTCATGCACTGGCCCAGGTAGCCTTGGAACCCTATGCACAGCGTTCGCCACAGGAGCTTAGCGGTGGCCAGCGCCAGCGGGTCGCGCTCGCCCGCTGTCTAGTGACCGACCCTGCGGTTGTATTGCTGGATGAACCGCTGGCCAATCTCGACCGTAATCTGCGTGCCTCCATGGAGCACAGCTTTGTGGATTTCCACCGCCGCACCCGTGCGACGATGGTGTACGTCACTCACGATCAAAGCGAAGCCATGGCGATGGCGGACCGTATTGCCGTAATGCGCGACGGTAAGCTAGTACAGTGGGCAACACCCGAAACGCTTTATCGCCAACCGCGCAGCGAATGGGTGGCCAGCTTTATCGGCCAAGGTAGCCAGTTGGCCATTGCCAACGGCGTACCAGGGCAGCGGCTAACGGAAAGTGCCCTAATGCAAGGGCTGGCTGCGGCACACAACCCCCGCGCCCAAGCTGCACGTCAACCCGTCCTGGTTCGCCCCGAGCATATTCGCGTAGACGCTCAGGCTCCCAATGAACATGACCTCACTGGGCGCGTCGAGCGGCTGACATTTCGTGGTGAACGCTACGAGTTGCACCTGCGCCTGCCCAGCGGCGAAGCCTTGCTGGCTTACCATCACCACGCGCTTGAAGAGGGCCAACAAGTCGCGCTGCGGCTA